A genomic region of Oscillatoria sp. FACHB-1407 contains the following coding sequences:
- a CDS encoding DUF3593 domain-containing protein, with protein MASKETLFALSLFPYLGFLWFLTRSKQAPRLALLGFYMTLVFVAVTIPAGIYAERVYGEALANVDFLHGGAEFFLTLSNIMVALGFWQAIQHRQAAKAEGDRNSP; from the coding sequence CTGGCATCTAAAGAAACCCTGTTTGCCCTATCACTCTTTCCCTACTTGGGGTTTCTCTGGTTTTTAACGCGCTCTAAGCAAGCCCCTCGGCTGGCTCTGCTGGGCTTTTACATGACGCTCGTGTTTGTCGCTGTTACTATTCCTGCTGGCATTTATGCAGAACGGGTCTATGGTGAAGCGTTGGCAAATGTTGATTTTCTTCACGGTGGAGCCGAGTTTTTTCTAACCCTGTCCAATATCATGGTTGCTCTTGGGTTCTGGCAAGCGATTCAACACCGACAAGCCGCTAAAGCAGAGGGCGATCGCAACTCCCCCTGA
- a CDS encoding DUF2499 domain-containing protein, which translates to MTALSIPTWVIHISSVLEWVVAIWLIWTYANVSGNRAWQSLAIAMLPALVSAMCACTWHFFDNATNLEWLATLQAAMTLIGNITLCIAGWWIWQQARVKRVDNTPVNASSLKQL; encoded by the coding sequence ATGACTGCTCTGTCCATTCCAACCTGGGTGATTCATATTTCAAGCGTGCTAGAGTGGGTCGTTGCGATCTGGCTCATCTGGACTTACGCGAATGTCAGCGGCAATCGAGCCTGGCAATCACTGGCGATCGCTATGTTACCCGCGCTAGTGAGTGCGATGTGTGCCTGTACCTGGCATTTCTTCGATAACGCTACCAATCTGGAATGGCTTGCAACCCTACAAGCTGCCATGACCCTGATCGGTAACATCACCCTCTGCATCGCAGGCTGGTGGATTTGGCAACAAGCGCGAGTCAAGCGAGTAGATAATACGCCAGTTAACGCTAGTTCCCTTAAGCAACTCTAA
- the csaB gene encoding polysaccharide pyruvyl transferase CsaB, with protein MKQMRAVLCGYYGKGNGGDEALLASLLQLLPSHVTPLVLSGNPAQTKQDYGVEACDRMSIGAVLQALRRSDAFIWGGGSLMQDATSALNPFYYGGLMKLAQWFGLKTIAWGQGIGPLHRPTTRWLARQTFSKCTAVSVRDRASAALLSRWNIPFTLAPDPVWALQPEPVPGLWNFPAPRVAVSLRTHPQLTPTRLEALTRALVSFQTATQAFVLLIPFQPAQDMAIAQQIHAQLPNVSKILTLSNPQQLMGVFNGVEMAIAMRLHALIMAAAAGCRCFALSYDPKVTQLMEEIQLPGWTLDQMPTDSTQISQIWLEQYANGDPLLNEQIHSLVDRALMHQQVLATALTPR; from the coding sequence ATGAAACAAATGCGGGCGGTTTTGTGTGGCTATTATGGCAAGGGCAATGGCGGAGATGAAGCGTTGTTGGCATCGTTGTTGCAGCTTTTGCCCAGCCACGTCACCCCATTAGTGTTGTCGGGCAATCCTGCGCAGACCAAACAGGATTATGGGGTCGAGGCGTGCGATCGCATGTCAATTGGAGCGGTGTTGCAGGCACTGCGGCGATCGGATGCTTTTATCTGGGGCGGAGGCAGCTTGATGCAAGATGCCACGAGTGCCCTCAATCCGTTTTATTACGGGGGGTTGATGAAACTGGCACAGTGGTTTGGGCTAAAGACAATTGCCTGGGGACAGGGTATTGGTCCCTTGCACCGTCCGACGACTCGCTGGCTGGCTCGTCAAACCTTCTCAAAGTGTACGGCGGTGAGTGTACGCGATCGCGCCTCTGCTGCCCTCCTGTCACGGTGGAACATCCCCTTTACATTGGCTCCCGATCCAGTATGGGCACTGCAACCAGAGCCTGTACCGGGATTATGGAACTTTCCAGCTCCGCGTGTGGCAGTGTCATTGCGAACCCATCCGCAGTTAACTCCCACTCGGTTAGAGGCGTTAACCCGTGCCCTCGTGTCATTTCAAACAGCTACTCAAGCCTTTGTGCTGTTGATCCCATTTCAGCCTGCTCAGGACATGGCGATCGCCCAGCAGATTCACGCGCAGTTGCCCAATGTCAGCAAGATTCTCACCCTGAGTAACCCACAGCAGTTGATGGGCGTATTTAATGGCGTTGAGATGGCGATCGCCATGCGGCTTCATGCGTTGATCATGGCAGCGGCAGCAGGATGTCGATGCTTTGCCCTGAGCTATGACCCCAAAGTCACCCAGTTAATGGAGGAAATCCAATTACCGGGTTGGACACTAGACCAGATGCCAACTGACTCAACTCAGATCAGCCAGATCTGGTTAGAGCAATATGCCAATGGCGATCCATTATTGAACGAGCAAATTCACTCACTGGTAGACCGAGCATTAATGCATCAACAGGTATTAGCCACCGCTCTAACCCCGCGCTGA
- a CDS encoding ABC transporter permease yields the protein MSRYFRVLQLFWGTAIAAELEYRLNFLIATLSSICSLAGSLFGLFLFYQGDYTFENWSWEEALIVLGIFTILQGFSAIFLAPNLNQIVKHVQQGTLDFVLLKPISSQFWLSTRTVSPWGLPDLAFGLILIGYAGGRLQLAPTAYLLGILPLSLGLLSLYSLWFMLGATSIWFVKIYNVTEVLRGLIEAGRFPIVAYPAAYRFFFTFVIPVAFLTTIPAETLLQRGDATWVVGAAVLAIALFYVSRLFWNFALRFYTSASS from the coding sequence ATGAGCCGTTATTTTCGGGTGTTGCAGTTATTTTGGGGAACGGCGATCGCAGCGGAGTTAGAATACCGCCTCAACTTTCTGATTGCCACACTGAGCAGTATCTGTAGCCTTGCAGGCAGCTTATTTGGGCTGTTTCTCTTCTATCAAGGCGATTACACCTTTGAGAATTGGAGTTGGGAAGAGGCGTTAATCGTGCTGGGCATTTTTACCATCCTGCAAGGATTCTCAGCTATTTTTCTGGCTCCCAACCTGAATCAAATTGTCAAACATGTCCAGCAGGGTACCCTCGATTTCGTGCTCCTGAAGCCGATCAGTTCTCAATTTTGGCTATCCACTCGAACTGTTTCACCCTGGGGCTTACCGGATCTGGCTTTTGGGCTGATTCTCATTGGTTATGCGGGGGGACGGTTGCAGTTGGCTCCAACTGCTTATCTCCTGGGAATCTTGCCCCTCAGCTTGGGGCTATTGAGCCTCTATAGCCTGTGGTTTATGTTAGGAGCCACCAGCATCTGGTTTGTCAAAATCTACAACGTCACCGAGGTGCTGCGAGGTTTGATCGAAGCTGGACGCTTTCCCATCGTGGCGTATCCCGCTGCCTACCGTTTCTTTTTTACCTTTGTGATCCCCGTTGCCTTCCTCACCACCATTCCCGCTGAAACCCTGCTCCAGCGAGGAGATGCAACCTGGGTGGTCGGTGCGGCTGTACTGGCGATCGCTCTCTTTTATGTCTCACGCCTGTTCTGGAATTTTGCCCTGCGGTTCTATACCAGTGCGTCAAGCTAG
- a CDS encoding zinc-dependent alcohol dehydrogenase, with the protein MLAAVLYGQEDLRLEQVEEPTPGVGEIVIRVKAATTCGTDLKVWRRGGHAKMLKPPTLFGHEAAGQIVALGEGVTGWRVGDRVVANNSAPCMTCFFCQKQEFSLCTNLSFNNGTFAEFLKIPAPIVQHNLLPIPEGLPDAIAAMTEPLACVLHGVARSNVKPGDRVVVIGDGAIGLMMVGALAIGYGQPSGFSGKPSAILLFGGNAQRLQVGEAFGATHTFNHRQVENLPQTVRDLTDGWGADVVIEATGSPTVWETAIACARPGATVNLFGGCPRDTTITVSTEQLHYSELTLKGVFHSTPHYVRDALALLASRALPFEQLISDHQPLKALEQVFYDMRDRKVIKVAMTP; encoded by the coding sequence GTGCTGGCAGCAGTACTGTACGGACAGGAAGATTTGCGGTTAGAGCAGGTAGAGGAACCGACTCCGGGCGTGGGCGAGATTGTGATTCGGGTGAAGGCAGCAACCACCTGCGGCACTGATCTCAAAGTATGGCGACGGGGTGGACATGCCAAGATGCTGAAACCTCCAACGCTGTTTGGACATGAGGCAGCGGGGCAAATTGTGGCGTTGGGTGAGGGAGTCACCGGATGGCGAGTGGGCGATCGCGTCGTTGCCAATAATTCAGCTCCCTGTATGACCTGTTTCTTCTGCCAAAAGCAGGAATTCTCCCTCTGCACCAATCTCAGCTTTAACAATGGTACCTTTGCCGAGTTTCTCAAGATTCCTGCTCCGATTGTGCAGCACAACCTGTTGCCAATCCCGGAGGGTCTACCGGATGCGATCGCTGCCATGACAGAACCCCTCGCCTGTGTGCTGCATGGCGTAGCCCGCTCGAATGTGAAACCGGGCGATCGCGTTGTGGTGATTGGGGATGGGGCGATTGGGCTGATGATGGTGGGGGCGTTGGCGATTGGTTATGGTCAGCCATCTGGCTTCAGCGGCAAGCCCAGTGCCATTCTCCTGTTTGGTGGTAATGCTCAACGGCTCCAGGTGGGAGAGGCGTTTGGCGCGACCCACACCTTCAATCACCGCCAAGTTGAGAATCTGCCTCAAACAGTGCGCGACCTGACCGACGGTTGGGGTGCAGATGTCGTGATTGAGGCAACGGGATCACCAACAGTCTGGGAAACGGCGATCGCCTGTGCTCGTCCGGGAGCCACGGTCAATCTGTTTGGCGGATGTCCCCGTGACACCACCATCACCGTCAGCACGGAACAACTTCACTACAGTGAGTTGACCCTGAAGGGCGTGTTTCATAGCACCCCCCATTACGTGCGAGATGCGTTAGCGTTGTTAGCAAGTCGCGCCCTGCCCTTTGAGCAGTTGATCAGCGATCACCAACCGCTCAAAGCCTTAGAGCAAGTGTTCTATGACATGCGCGATCGCAAAGTGATCAAGGTAGCGATGACTCCATGA
- a CDS encoding MFS transporter — protein sequence MTPSPPRPLILWKQVLGLTAVQGAIALMWVVYGAYLPQLLAQFGLPIEAAIALVAIENGLAVVIEPIMGGISDRSLRWIGSRFPAIAVGVIAAATLFIVIPLIGLFGNLASITRLGVVGVLVTWSVAMTIFHSPVLSLLRNYSSVPQLPIANSLLMLTSGLIGTARPIANQSILSLGPVTTFTIGSIVLLGATTVLRAVDPPRVPTVASVREAPRLAVSAVVLAAGLGASIGWGTHFVMDTFVKVFQSRLPDADVGAVMFWVAVGLAVLAIPAGLVASQVGNRHLVFLSLILAIVFLQLMVFSSAQLILAVCIVGLVVALSLVTNGVFPLVLSLVPPSRAGLITGMYLGGGAAATSLFGVFFNPLQQLNVAQAALLAAIAFFLATLCVFATGQAKSEE from the coding sequence ATGACCCCTTCTCCGCCTCGACCCCTAATTTTGTGGAAACAGGTGTTGGGTTTGACGGCAGTGCAGGGGGCGATCGCCCTGATGTGGGTTGTCTACGGAGCATACCTACCCCAGTTGCTGGCGCAGTTTGGGTTGCCTATTGAAGCTGCGATCGCCCTCGTAGCCATTGAGAATGGTCTGGCGGTAGTGATTGAGCCGATTATGGGGGGCATCTCCGACCGATCCCTGAGATGGATCGGCTCTCGTTTTCCGGCGATCGCTGTTGGAGTGATTGCTGCTGCCACCTTGTTTATCGTGATTCCGTTGATTGGGCTGTTTGGCAATCTCGCATCCATAACCCGGTTAGGTGTGGTTGGGGTGTTGGTCACTTGGTCAGTGGCAATGACAATTTTTCACAGCCCGGTTCTGTCGCTGTTGCGAAACTACTCCAGTGTTCCGCAGTTGCCCATTGCGAACAGTCTGCTCATGCTGACCTCTGGGTTAATTGGAACTGCTCGCCCGATCGCCAACCAATCCATTCTCAGTCTGGGTCCAGTTACCACCTTTACGATCGGTTCCATTGTCTTGTTGGGGGCAACAACAGTACTCCGAGCGGTTGATCCCCCTCGCGTGCCTACGGTCGCTAGTGTTCGCGAAGCCCCTCGCTTAGCGGTTTCTGCTGTGGTTTTGGCGGCGGGGTTAGGTGCTTCAATTGGCTGGGGCACCCATTTTGTCATGGATACTTTTGTCAAAGTATTTCAATCCCGGTTACCCGACGCCGATGTTGGAGCCGTCATGTTTTGGGTGGCGGTGGGGTTAGCGGTGTTAGCCATCCCTGCTGGATTGGTAGCGAGTCAGGTAGGCAATCGTCACCTCGTCTTCTTGAGCCTGATTTTGGCGATCGTTTTCCTGCAATTGATGGTTTTTTCCTCAGCGCAACTGATATTAGCAGTATGCATTGTGGGTTTAGTTGTAGCCCTGAGTTTGGTGACGAATGGAGTTTTTCCGCTGGTGTTGTCGCTGGTGCCACCTTCGAGAGCGGGGCTAATCACGGGCATGTATTTAGGTGGCGGAGCCGCTGCGACTTCCCTCTTTGGTGTTTTCTTTAATCCGTTGCAGCAGTTAAATGTGGCACAGGCGGCATTGTTAGCAGCGATCGCCTTTTTTCTCGCAACACTTTGCGTCTTTGCTACAGGACAGGCGAAGAGTGAAGAATGA
- the moeB gene encoding molybdopterin-synthase adenylyltransferase MoeB: protein MLDPNLDEIQLSREEYERYSRHLILPEVGLEGQKRLKAASVLCIGTGGLGSPLLLYLAAAGIGRIGIVDFDVVDSSNLQRQVIHGTSWVGKPKIHSAKDRILEINPNCQVDLYETRLSSENALDIVRPYDVVVDGTDNFPTRYLVNDACVLLDKPNVYGSIFRFEGQATVFNYEGGPNYRDLYPEPPPPGLVPSCAEGGVLGILPGLIGVVQATETVKIILRQGTTLSGRLLLYNSLNMTFRELKLRPNPVRPVIDKLIDYEEFCGIPQAKAQEEQQKAGMAEISVKDLKQLLDSGADDFVLLDVRNPHEYEIAKIPGAVLIPLSEIENGDGVTKVKELVNGHRLIVHCKSGVRSAKALAALKEAGVEGSNVVGGILAWSREVDPSVPEY, encoded by the coding sequence ATGCTAGATCCCAATCTGGATGAAATCCAGCTCAGTCGAGAAGAATATGAACGTTATTCCCGTCACCTCATTTTGCCGGAGGTCGGGCTAGAAGGGCAAAAACGCCTCAAAGCGGCGAGTGTCCTTTGTATTGGTACGGGCGGGTTAGGCTCACCGTTGTTGCTGTATTTAGCCGCCGCAGGCATCGGGCGGATTGGTATTGTTGACTTTGACGTAGTGGATAGTTCCAACCTCCAGCGTCAGGTGATTCACGGCACCTCCTGGGTCGGCAAACCCAAAATTCACTCCGCGAAAGATCGGATTCTAGAAATCAACCCCAATTGTCAGGTTGATCTGTATGAAACGCGGCTTAGCTCTGAGAATGCGCTAGATATTGTCAGACCCTACGACGTTGTAGTGGATGGCACCGATAACTTCCCTACCCGTTATCTGGTGAACGATGCTTGTGTGCTGCTGGACAAGCCCAATGTCTACGGTTCCATCTTTCGGTTTGAAGGGCAGGCGACCGTGTTTAACTACGAGGGTGGACCCAACTACCGTGACCTGTATCCCGAACCCCCACCACCTGGACTGGTGCCCTCCTGCGCTGAGGGCGGTGTGTTAGGGATTCTGCCGGGGCTGATTGGTGTAGTTCAAGCGACTGAAACCGTCAAAATCATCCTCCGTCAAGGGACTACTCTGAGTGGTCGCCTGTTGCTCTATAACTCCCTGAATATGACCTTCAGGGAACTCAAGCTGCGTCCCAATCCAGTTCGTCCTGTGATTGACAAGCTGATTGACTATGAAGAGTTCTGTGGCATCCCTCAAGCTAAAGCACAAGAAGAACAACAAAAGGCAGGTATGGCAGAAATTTCGGTGAAGGATCTGAAGCAACTGCTCGACAGCGGTGCTGATGACTTTGTTCTGTTGGATGTTCGCAATCCTCACGAATATGAGATTGCTAAGATTCCGGGGGCAGTCTTGATTCCCCTTTCTGAAATCGAGAATGGGGACGGAGTGACCAAGGTCAAAGAACTGGTCAATGGACATCGGTTGATTGTTCACTGTAAGTCGGGTGTTCGCTCTGCTAAAGCTCTGGCTGCTTTAAAAGAGGCAGGTGTCGAGGGCAGCAATGTTGTGGGTGGTATTCTTGCCTGGAGTCGTGAAGTCGATCCGTCGGTTCCTGAATACTAG
- a CDS encoding Mov34/MPN/PAD-1 family protein: MTLRLTPDHLQQIQAHAEGTYPDECCGLLLGRGVPDEPDMRAIVEVWQTQNAWSDEVARELSGSVHDDLPLSKSRRYWIDPKEMLVGQRYARDRHLTIIGIYHSHIDHPAVPSECDRVLAWSDYSYLIVSVRQGCAQNLLSWRLDPSHQFQPETILNSH, from the coding sequence GTGACGCTGCGGCTTACCCCTGACCACTTACAGCAAATTCAAGCGCACGCTGAAGGCACTTATCCTGACGAGTGCTGTGGTTTGTTGTTGGGGCGAGGGGTTCCGGATGAGCCGGATATGCGTGCAATCGTTGAGGTGTGGCAAACCCAAAACGCCTGGAGCGATGAGGTTGCTCGTGAGTTGTCTGGGTCTGTTCATGATGACTTACCGTTGAGCAAATCTCGCCGCTATTGGATTGATCCCAAAGAGATGTTGGTGGGTCAACGCTATGCCCGCGATCGCCACCTCACAATTATTGGTATCTATCACTCCCACATCGATCATCCGGCTGTGCCGTCGGAGTGCGATCGGGTGTTGGCGTGGTCAGATTACTCGTATCTGATTGTTTCTGTGCGTCAGGGCTGTGCCCAAAATTTACTATCCTGGAGGTTAGACCCATCTCACCAGTTTCAACCTGAAACGATTCTCAACAGCCACTAG
- a CDS encoding CAP domain-containing protein translates to MRDRVGNTSRQASTLRLGTTVSEAIGGQDQNDFYRFVLTGANQLTVNLKRASNPVAIELAQDRNGNGQIERTEILRRSRSSGATASLHLPNLEAGTFFLRVSTRSTGETGYRLSAIAQPLMGSTASQTTDTLNSTSPTFVERVVSLTNAFRQQFGLQPLTLNSKLNTAAQTHSQNMAVQDFFSHTGADGSQPWDRMTRAGYRWSRAAENIAAGQQTPEAVVDAWMNSPGHRANILNANFREIGVGYYELTNDTGNVNYGRYWTQNFGTAV, encoded by the coding sequence ATGAGAGATCGAGTTGGTAATACATCAAGACAAGCGAGCACCTTGCGATTAGGAACTACAGTGAGTGAGGCTATTGGGGGTCAAGATCAAAACGATTTTTATCGATTTGTGCTGACTGGTGCCAATCAGCTCACCGTGAACTTAAAACGGGCGAGCAACCCTGTCGCAATTGAGCTAGCCCAGGATCGTAACGGTAATGGTCAAATTGAGCGCACCGAAATCCTTAGGCGATCGCGTTCCTCTGGGGCAACTGCTTCCCTGCATCTACCAAACTTAGAGGCTGGTACTTTCTTTTTACGGGTTTCTACCCGGTCAACCGGAGAAACGGGCTACCGCCTGAGTGCGATCGCTCAACCGTTAATGGGTTCTACAGCTAGCCAGACCACCGACACCCTTAACTCAACCTCCCCCACGTTTGTGGAGCGAGTGGTTAGTTTGACCAATGCCTTTCGTCAACAATTTGGGCTACAACCGTTGACCCTTAACAGTAAGCTCAATACCGCTGCCCAAACCCACAGCCAAAACATGGCAGTTCAGGACTTCTTTTCTCACACCGGAGCCGATGGCTCTCAACCCTGGGATCGGATGACCAGAGCGGGGTATCGCTGGTCACGAGCGGCTGAAAATATCGCCGCAGGGCAGCAGACTCCTGAGGCGGTCGTGGATGCCTGGATGAATAGCCCTGGACATCGAGCCAACATTTTGAATGCCAACTTCCGGGAAATTGGGGTGGGCTATTACGAGTTGACGAATGATACAGGGAATGTGAATTACGGGCGTTATTGGACTCAGAACTTTGGAACAGCTGTGTGA
- a CDS encoding sensor histidine kinase, which translates to MTNKSTYETKRLRALRRYRILDTLPEAAFDDLTTLAAHICGTPIALISLVDIHRIWFKSKVGWDGVETPRKNGFSDYAIQKPHEILVVPDASEDDRFVANALVVANPYVRFYAGTPLITPDGYAIGTLCTLDRIPRKLLPGQIEALQVLGRQVITQLELRANVNRLERTITRQKRVEKALNQSNRRFRQLVEELQQTQTQLIQTEKMSSLGQMVAGVAHEINNPVSFVYGNITYVSRYMQDLFDLLKLYQKHYPYPHDEIYDCAESIDLNFLSEDLPKILSSMKVGADRIRQIVLSLRNFSRLDEAEKKPVDIHQGIDNTLLILQHRLKATNDGFGIEVIKSYGNVPPVECYAGQLNQVFMNILSNAIDALEQANTAAIEEDEPTKPGRICIRTEVLNRRFENKTCASALIHITDNGPGIPAEVKERIFDPFFTTKPVGKGTGLGLSISYQIVVERHGGSLKCVSEPQKGTEFWIEIPIHPTCDADDSLETAARSDLAPSSMVSLDEQSPRDVLPSPDIYQKQPQIISSSKIAG; encoded by the coding sequence ATGACTAACAAATCCACCTACGAAACCAAGCGACTGAGAGCATTGCGGAGATATCGCATTCTGGATACTCTGCCAGAAGCTGCTTTCGATGATTTGACCACCCTGGCGGCTCACATCTGTGGTACCCCCATCGCTTTAATTAGCCTGGTTGATATCCATCGGATTTGGTTCAAGTCAAAGGTGGGATGGGATGGGGTGGAAACCCCTCGCAAAAATGGCTTTTCCGACTATGCCATTCAAAAGCCTCATGAAATTTTAGTTGTCCCCGATGCCTCTGAGGACGATCGCTTTGTCGCTAACGCACTGGTGGTGGCGAACCCCTATGTGCGGTTCTATGCAGGAACTCCGCTGATCACCCCTGATGGATATGCAATCGGCACCCTTTGCACCCTTGATCGAATTCCACGTAAGCTTTTGCCAGGTCAGATCGAAGCCCTCCAGGTGTTGGGGCGACAGGTCATTACCCAACTAGAACTCCGTGCTAACGTCAATCGGTTAGAACGCACGATTACTCGACAGAAGCGGGTTGAAAAAGCTCTGAATCAAAGTAATCGACGATTTCGGCAACTGGTTGAGGAATTACAGCAGACCCAGACTCAACTGATTCAAACCGAGAAAATGTCCAGCCTGGGGCAAATGGTGGCGGGTGTTGCTCACGAGATTAACAATCCGGTGAGTTTTGTCTATGGCAATATCACCTACGTCAGTCGCTACATGCAGGACTTGTTTGACCTGCTCAAGCTTTATCAGAAGCACTATCCCTATCCCCACGATGAGATCTATGACTGCGCCGAATCGATTGATCTCAACTTCTTGTCTGAAGACTTACCTAAAATCCTGTCTTCGATGAAAGTGGGTGCCGATCGCATTCGGCAGATTGTGCTGTCGTTGCGCAATTTCTCTCGCTTAGATGAAGCTGAAAAGAAACCCGTTGACATTCATCAGGGAATCGATAACACCTTGCTGATTTTGCAGCATCGTCTTAAAGCAACGAATGACGGATTTGGGATTGAGGTCATCAAGTCCTATGGCAATGTGCCCCCTGTTGAGTGCTATGCCGGGCAACTCAATCAGGTCTTTATGAATATCTTGAGCAATGCGATCGATGCTCTGGAGCAGGCTAATACCGCCGCGATCGAAGAGGATGAGCCAACAAAACCGGGCCGCATCTGCATTCGCACAGAGGTGCTCAATCGCCGCTTTGAAAATAAAACCTGTGCCTCAGCGTTGATTCACATCACAGATAATGGTCCTGGCATTCCGGCTGAGGTAAAGGAACGCATTTTTGACCCATTTTTTACGACAAAACCTGTTGGCAAAGGAACAGGTCTGGGGCTTTCAATCAGCTACCAAATCGTTGTAGAACGGCACGGTGGCTCTTTGAAATGTGTCTCAGAACCTCAGAAAGGCACAGAGTTTTGGATTGAGATTCCCATTCATCCGACTTGCGATGCTGATGACTCCCTTGAAACAGCAGCCAGATCGGATCTGGCACCATCTTCTATGGTTTCGTTGGATGAGCAATCTCCACGGGATGTTTTGCCATCTCCTGATATCTACCAAAAGCAACCCCAAATTATCTCCTCGTCTAAGATCGCGGGATAG
- the pip gene encoding prolyl aminopeptidase yields MLNLYPPIEPYSVEMLPVSDLHTLYVEQSGNPDGKPIVFLHGGPGGGSDPLFRRFFDPQRWRIVIFDQRGCGRSKPHAELRENTTWNLVHDIETIRTHLGISQWVVFGGSWGSTLALAYSQTYPERCKGLILRGIFMLRQKELLWFYQEGASNLFPDAWEPYLELIPPEERHDLIGAYYKRLTSADAETRAIAARAWSIWEASTSKLIPDVNLQQKFGEQHFAEAFARIECHYFVNRGFMEPEDQLLKNVDRIRHIPAVIVQGRYDVVCPMISAWELHKVWPEAEFIVVPDAGHSMTEPGIGNALMEASDRFVAL; encoded by the coding sequence ATGCTGAACCTTTATCCTCCCATCGAGCCTTACTCCGTTGAGATGTTGCCCGTGTCTGACCTGCATACCCTTTATGTGGAGCAGTCGGGCAATCCAGATGGTAAACCCATCGTGTTTTTGCATGGAGGACCCGGCGGCGGCAGCGACCCCCTATTTCGCCGTTTCTTTGATCCCCAACGCTGGCGGATCGTCATCTTCGACCAGCGAGGCTGTGGACGTAGTAAGCCCCATGCCGAGTTACGAGAAAACACCACCTGGAATCTGGTGCACGATATTGAGACGATTCGGACTCACCTGGGCATTTCTCAATGGGTCGTCTTTGGTGGCAGTTGGGGCAGCACCCTCGCCCTTGCCTACAGTCAGACCTACCCGGAGCGGTGCAAAGGTCTGATTTTGCGGGGTATTTTTATGCTGCGGCAAAAGGAATTGCTCTGGTTTTATCAAGAGGGAGCCAGCAACCTCTTCCCTGATGCCTGGGAACCATATCTGGAACTGATTCCGCCGGAAGAACGGCACGATTTGATAGGAGCCTACTACAAACGCCTCACAAGTGCAGACGCAGAGACACGGGCGATCGCTGCTCGTGCCTGGTCAATTTGGGAAGCCAGCACCAGCAAACTGATCCCAGACGTCAACTTGCAGCAAAAGTTTGGTGAGCAGCACTTTGCTGAGGCATTTGCCCGAATCGAATGCCACTATTTTGTCAACCGTGGTTTTATGGAACCTGAAGATCAACTGTTGAAGAATGTCGATCGCATTCGTCACATCCCCGCTGTGATCGTGCAGGGACGCTACGATGTGGTTTGCCCCATGATCTCTGCCTGGGAGCTACACAAAGTCTGGCCAGAAGCAGAGTTTATTGTTGTGCCTGATGCGGGGCACTCCATGACAGAACCCGGTATTGGCAATGCTTTGATGGAGGCGAGCGATCGCTTTGTTGCGTTGTAA